In one window of Sardina pilchardus chromosome 23, fSarPil1.1, whole genome shotgun sequence DNA:
- the arhgap20 gene encoding rho GTPase-activating protein 20, translated as METMSPQQQESINPSRCPSLTGEPKMCPQSDKKRMKSMMHRRQSAPSLVISKALTRSRTLSRENCLMPVSPETCLLVQSYLIPSRHFVAHAYAQLKTGLQTQERHLFLFNDILLITKAKSATHFKMKAQAYVSQMWIANCMDEVCEGSTSQERSFVMGWPTCNSGVTFSTVEQKEKWLSLIKSQMREEKEKDDPKTIPLKVFAKDIGNCAYAKTLAVSNSDSASEVIRLALQQFGIVGSVKDYQLWVSSKRDNAPYPLIGHEFPFSIQMSHLQKPSACLGDPKDASTHPDTQVELLLDQLQSDNQCQFILKPSRVVMGQSFMAEPGQKPYKRRRSLISWAFWRGSTNQLDDPPLTPLFSAPGQLFGLPLNAVCQDAALPRPIMDILVFLYQEAPFTRGIFRRSAGAKACRDLRDRLDSGSPDVSLVHESIFVIAAVLKDFLRNIPGSLLSTDLYELWMGAMDGPTEGEESQLDCIQRLVGRLPSENSLLLSHVLAVLHRVHLHSHDNQMNAFNLAVCITPSMLSGPAFSSPELEGDGAKKACELVRLMIENCNVVMREDVMSLFSGFPQRCTNNDLGSDVSSYQMTDSSYDSLENELENDDLGSPFPAIQRPAAQPDSRSRDSVITLSDCDLDQTDADPETSFSMNLLHPPPTPPSRVHQVSRPSSSRTRSPLEGPILLPGSCRLRRCSEPSIRNSTSSLLQYLERHVDHKSSSKDTVDSAQGSEANEMFTRHLSILRLDKPTTQECVSASPDWPAGRDTQRQKEVTKKPPPLHLDTSCSSLYSPTASPTRSSISSLDSAFSQHSADYTTTCPPQRGTLRMSENVSPSSVGHLSPRSPTQASLFCPGPLIQSPRESPTKDPFDWGHLKSSHGLHPNSWFKRDRRLSLSRQHEDDIDLQDGPMDSLATVNQRRERRSQESAEPGQRRRSISPPSYQQALFQAQHYKSMLYSSSDKPLTVRELRELHQQACALPAAASTSALPTARSRRPALKNQVSGGDHLDLPQAMFYIQSAHNLALHRRKSHSLIPAAEKVLLPSSARRASEPIATSLGLDRESTIGLERLHRQALRQTTDQDSASQSHGLRISDVEPSGEHTEPRFCLSPAATKAVRDYFSLHTQEDPDSSLKKSQEVALAIVQGKREWSRRCSDPRQEDFDQLLFAEESYV; from the exons agGATGAAGTCTATGATGCATCGCAGGCAGTCCGCTCCCTCGCTGGTCATCAGTAAAGCACTTACCCGATCCAGAACCCTGTCCAG GGAGAACTGCCTGATGCCAGTGAGTCCAGAAACATGCCTGCTGGTGCAGTCCTACCTGATACCCTCACGCCACTTTGTTGCTCATGCCTACGCTCAGCTCAAGACTGGCCTGCAGACACAAGAGAggcacctcttcctcttcaacGACATCCTCCTCATCACCAAGGCAAA ATCAGCCACCCACTTTAAGATGAAGGCACAGGCCTACGTGTCTCAGATGTGGATCGCCAACTGCATGGACGAGGTGTGTGAGGGCAGCACCAGCCAGGAGAGGAGCTTCGTCATGGGCTGGCCCACCTGCAACTCTGGGGTCACCTTCAG cACTGTGGAACAGAAAGAGAAGTGGTTGTCTCTTATTAAAAG TCAAATgcgagaagagaaagagaaggatgacCCAAAAACCATCCCCCTGAAAGTGTTTGCAAAAGACATCGGGAACTGTGCATAT GCTAAAACCTTAGCTGTTAGCAACTCCGACAGTGCCAGTGAGGTCATCCGATTGGCCCTGCAGCAGTTTGgcattgtg GGTAGTGTGAAGGATTATCAACTGTGGGTGAGCTCTAAGAGGGATAATGCCCCCTATCCTCTCATTG GTCATGAGTTCCCTTTTAGCATCCAGATGAGTCATCTCCAAAAACCGTCAGCCTGTTTGGGCGACCCCAAAGATGCCAGtacacaccctgacacacagGTTGAACTGCTCCTAGATCAGCTCCAGAGTGATAACCAGTGCCAATTCATCCTCAAGCCAAGTCGTGTTGTCATGGGACAGTCTTTCATGG CGGAGCCTGGTCAGAAACCCTACAAGAGGAGACGTTCCCTCATCAGCTGGGCTTTTTGGAGAGGATCTACCAATCAGCTAGATGACCCACCCCTAACCCCACTCTTCTCAGCACCTGGTCAGCTTTTTGGTCTGCCACTCAATGCAGTGTGCCAGGATGCTGCTTTGCCAAGGCCAATTATG GACATCCTGGTGTTCTTGTACCAGGAGGCTCCATTCACCAGAGGGATCTTCCGGCGCTCAGCTGGAGCCAAAGCATGCCGGGACCTGAGGGATCGGCTGGACTCTGGCTCCCCAGACGTCTCCCTGGTGCACGAGTCCATCTTTGTCATCGCTGCGGTCCTGAAG GACTTCCTGCGGAACATTCCAGGCAGCCTGCTGTCGACTGATCTGTACGAGCTATGGATGGGTGCCATGGATGGACCcacagagggggaggagagtcAGTTGGACTGCATTCAGAG GTTGGTGGGCCGCCTGCCCAGCGAAAACTCACTGCTGCTGAGTCATGTGCTTGCGGTGCTGCACCGAGTCCACCTTCATTCCCATGACAACCAGATGAACGCCTTCAACCTGGCCGTCTGTATCACTCCCAGCATGCTCTCTGGTCCTGCTTTCAGCAGCCCTGAGCTGGAAGGCGATGGAGCCAAGAAG GCTTGTGAGTTGGTGCGACTGATGATAGAGAATTGCAACGTCGTGATGAGAGAGGATGTCATGTCACTATTCAGTGGATTCCCACAGAGATGCACCAACAACGACCTTGGATCTG ATGTGTCCTCATATCAGATGACGGATTCCTCCTATGACAGTCTGGAAAATGAACTGGAAAATGATGACTTGGGATCCCCATTCCCGGCCATCCAGCGTCCAGCAGCCCAGCCAGACAGCCGGAGCAGGGATTCTGTCATCACCCTGAGTGACTGTGACCTGGATCAGACTGACGCTGACCCCGAGACATCTTTTTCAATGAATCTCCTCCATCCACCTCCGACCCCTCCCTCAAGGGTGCACCAGGTCTCTCGACCATCCTCCTCTCGAACCCGGAGCCCTTTGGAAGGACCCATTCTCCTGCCAGGTTCCTGTCGCTTACGTCGCTGCTCCGAACCCTCGATACGTAATTCCACCTCCTCCCTACTCCAGTACCTGGAGCGGCACGTAGACCACAAAAGTAGTTCCAAAGACACTGTAGACAGCGCCCAGGGCAGTGAGGCCAACGAGATGTTCACAAGACACCTGAGCATTCTCCGGTTAGACAAGCCAACCACACAGGAATGTGTGAGTGCCTCACCAGATTGGCCTGCCGGTAGGGATACACAGAGGCAGAAGGAGGTGACCAAAAAGCCTCCTCCACTCCATCTGGACACCAGCTGCTCCAGCCTGTACTCCCCCACCGCCTCCCCCACTCGCTCCTCCATTAGTTCCCTAGACAGCGCCTTCTCCCAGCACTCTGCCGACTACACCACAACCTGCCCCCCACAAAGGGGCACTTTGAGAATGTCGGAGAATGTCTCCCCAAGTTCAGTAGGACATCTCTCTCCACGCTCCCCAACTCAAGCGTCCCTTTTCTGCCCTGGGCCACTGATCCAATCACCCAGAGAGTCCCCAACAAAGGACCCCTTCGATTGGGGCCACCTGAAGAGCAGTCACGGGCTGCACCCGAACTCCTGGTTCAAGCGGGACCGccgactctcactctctcgtcaGCATGAGGATGACATAGATTTACAGGATGGCCCAATGGACAGCTTGGCTACAGTCAaccagaggagggagaggagatccCAGGAATCAGCTGAACCAGGTCAGAGAAGGAGATCCATCAGCCCACCGTCCTACCAGCAGGCACTGTTCCAGGCTCAGCATTACAAGAGCATGTTGTACTCCTCCTCAGACAAGCCACTCACAGTGAGGGAGCTGAGGGAACTCCATCAGCAGGCTTGCGCTCTTCCAGCAGCTGCCTCTACCAGTGCGCTTCCCACTGCACGCTCAAGGAGGCCAGCCCTGAAGAACCAGGTCTCGGGAGGTGACCACTTGGATCTTCCTCAGGCAATGTTCTATATTCAGAGTGCTCACAACTTGGCTTTACACCGACGCAAATCTCACTCGCTCATCCCTGCTGCGGAGAAGGTTCTTCTCCCCAGCTCTGCCCGCCGTGCCTCTGAGCCAATCGCAACAAGCTTGGGCCTGGATCGAGAATCCACTATAGGTCTGGAGAGGCTCCATAGGCAAGCCCTTAGGCAGACAACAGACCAGGACAGTGCATCCCAAAGTCATGGCTTGAGGATATCTGACGTTGAGCCTAGTGGGGAACACACAGAGCCCAGGTTCTGCCTCTCGCCTGCAGCCACAAAGGCTGTGAGGGACTACTT